The following are from one region of the Thermoproteus uzoniensis 768-20 genome:
- a CDS encoding ZPR1 zinc finger domain-containing protein — MSILTQTVTRCPVCGANTFSYTEFLYDAPYFGNIVVSTGFCRTCGYRFFDVDYAESGNPTRVVFKAEDGDDVSKSLLIRSKTGSVRSPDLGFSLEPGPQAEPFVTTVEGLLYRALDYAERLKVLEPESAQRVDEFMERVRRAIDAGGFTLIVEDPLGKSVVVPRRPELVRIEPLGST; from the coding sequence ATGTCTATTCTGACCCAGACAGTGACGAGGTGTCCGGTATGCGGCGCCAACACATTCAGCTACACGGAGTTCCTCTACGACGCGCCGTATTTCGGCAACATAGTGGTCTCGACAGGCTTCTGCAGGACGTGCGGTTACAGATTCTTCGACGTAGACTACGCCGAGTCGGGCAACCCCACGCGGGTCGTCTTCAAGGCGGAGGACGGCGACGACGTGTCGAAGTCGTTGTTGATCAGGTCGAAGACTGGTAGCGTCAGATCGCCGGATCTGGGCTTCAGCCTCGAGCCGGGCCCCCAGGCCGAGCCCTTCGTGACTACGGTGGAGGGACTCCTCTACAGAGCCCTCGACTACGCAGAGCGCTTGAAGGTGTTGGAGCCCGAGAGCGCGCAGAGGGTGGACGAGTTCATGGAGAGAGTGCGGAGGGCCATAGACGCCGGCGGCTTCACGCTGATTGTAGAGGATCCTTTGGGCAAGAGCGTGGTCGTCCCTAGACGGCCCGAGCTTGTGAGGATAGAGCCCCTCGGCAGTACCTAG
- the gatD gene encoding Glu-tRNA(Gln) amidotransferase subunit GatD, with the protein MESYRRVRLYLDSGEVVEGVLLPSTAYSSPDVYVVKLRNGYNVGFAKSRVRKIEDLGEVAGTGARPEKTREVDTGRPWVSIIATGGTILSRVEYATGAVYPSTDPALLFEMVPEISDVASIRVEALMSKFSEDMTPADWSAMAEKIAEQFRKGAVGVVVMHGTDTMHYSSAAMAFAFKESPGPIVFVGSQRSSDRPSSDAFQNILGAVIAAASAPFAESTVAMHGASSDGKIYIHRGTRVRKMHTSRRDTFQSIGVGPLAEVDVESRSLKLLAGPYKARGGLSYSAGFSDKAALVKFYPGMDPRIIDALVDLGFRGLVVEGTGFGHVREALLPSIKRAVDSGVVVAVTSQTIYGRVDLYVYRRGRELLSLGVVPLDDMLPEAAYVKMSWALANFKPEEVPAVLRTPIAGEITPRSDPTEFPGKL; encoded by the coding sequence GTGGAGAGCTACAGGAGGGTGAGGCTCTATCTGGATTCGGGGGAGGTCGTCGAGGGCGTCCTTCTCCCTTCCACGGCCTACTCGAGCCCCGACGTATATGTGGTTAAGCTGAGGAACGGCTACAACGTGGGCTTTGCCAAAAGCAGGGTGAGGAAAATTGAGGATCTGGGCGAGGTGGCCGGCACAGGCGCGAGGCCCGAGAAGACGAGGGAGGTGGATACCGGGAGGCCTTGGGTCTCCATAATCGCCACCGGCGGCACCATACTGTCGAGGGTTGAGTACGCCACGGGCGCCGTGTACCCCTCCACCGATCCCGCCCTGCTCTTCGAGATGGTTCCCGAGATCTCTGACGTGGCGTCTATCAGAGTCGAGGCGCTTATGTCTAAGTTCAGCGAGGACATGACGCCGGCTGATTGGTCTGCCATGGCCGAGAAGATAGCCGAGCAGTTCAGGAAAGGCGCCGTGGGCGTGGTCGTGATGCACGGCACGGACACCATGCACTACAGCTCGGCCGCCATGGCCTTCGCGTTTAAGGAATCGCCGGGACCCATCGTCTTCGTGGGATCTCAGAGGTCGAGCGACCGGCCGTCCAGCGACGCCTTCCAGAACATACTGGGGGCCGTCATCGCCGCGGCCTCGGCCCCGTTCGCCGAATCCACGGTGGCCATGCACGGGGCGTCCAGCGACGGAAAGATCTATATACATAGAGGCACTAGGGTGAGAAAGATGCACACGTCGAGGCGCGACACGTTCCAGAGCATAGGGGTGGGGCCTCTCGCCGAGGTCGACGTCGAGTCTAGATCCCTCAAGCTCCTCGCGGGTCCCTACAAGGCTAGAGGCGGCCTCTCGTACTCGGCGGGCTTCAGCGACAAGGCGGCTCTCGTGAAGTTCTACCCCGGGATGGATCCCCGAATAATAGACGCCTTGGTCGATCTCGGCTTCCGGGGCCTAGTCGTCGAGGGCACCGGCTTCGGCCACGTGAGGGAGGCCCTACTGCCCTCGATAAAGAGAGCCGTGGACTCCGGCGTGGTTGTGGCCGTGACCAGCCAGACCATTTACGGGCGCGTGGATCTCTACGTCTACAGGCGCGGCAGAGAGCTTCTGTCCCTGGGCGTCGTCCCGCTCGATGACATGTTGCCCGAGGCGGCCTACGTCAAGATGTCGTGGGCGCTCGCCAACTTTAAGCCGGAGGAGGTGCCGGCCGTCTTGAGGACCCCGATAGCCGGCGAGATAACCCCGAGGAGCGACCCAACCGAGTTCCCCGGGAAGCTTTGA
- a CDS encoding HD domain-containing protein: protein MDLINVVDALCNIKRIGWLQRGVEAAETVCQHAFLAALLAGEIAAELRSRGEDVDVAEAIAVAAIHDLAEAELGHPGNGVRAVVDWESLELDAMRRLYPHLYELFQSYRKADGKLGLLVSFADKLATLIRACRYAERGYDTRDLIETFVKKLSGYPPPYPDLLKAYLARYCRGALSSQARAV, encoded by the coding sequence ATGGACCTCATCAACGTAGTCGACGCGCTCTGCAACATCAAGCGCATCGGCTGGTTGCAGAGGGGGGTCGAGGCGGCCGAGACCGTGTGCCAACACGCCTTCTTGGCCGCGCTTCTGGCCGGCGAGATAGCGGCCGAGTTGAGGTCTAGAGGCGAGGACGTAGACGTCGCCGAGGCGATCGCGGTTGCGGCCATACACGACTTGGCCGAGGCCGAGCTGGGGCATCCCGGCAACGGAGTCCGGGCCGTCGTGGACTGGGAGTCTCTGGAGCTCGACGCCATGAGGCGCCTATATCCACACCTCTACGAGCTTTTCCAGAGCTACAGGAAAGCCGACGGGAAACTCGGCCTTTTGGTCTCCTTCGCCGACAAGCTTGCGACTCTAATAAGGGCGTGCCGCTACGCCGAGAGGGGCTACGACACAAGGGACCTAATCGAGACGTTCGTCAAGAAGCTTTCCGGCTACCCGCCGCCCTACCCCGACCTGCTGAAGGCATACCTAGCTAGGTACTGCCGAGGGGCTCTATCCTCACAAGCTCGGGCCGTCTAG
- the rpiA gene encoding ribose 5-phosphate isomerase A gives MKELLARKAVEFVRDGSVVGLGSGSTAKAFIEELSRAVAEKGIRVTLVATSIDSELKALEVGLGPYLVPPWAVDSIDLAVDGADEISRDRMFIKGGGGAMVREKVVDYRASTLVIIAEAHKLVDRLPSNRPIPIEVLPAAWRLVARDVERRWGGKTELRACKCGGKLGPLISDNGNFILDWVPPGPAYPELEDELKAIPGVVDTGLFAKRRDAVILLADERGVFAL, from the coding sequence GTGAAGGAGCTACTGGCTCGCAAAGCGGTCGAGTTCGTGAGGGACGGATCGGTCGTCGGCTTGGGCTCGGGCTCCACGGCGAAGGCCTTCATAGAGGAGCTCTCCAGGGCGGTCGCTGAGAAGGGCATAAGGGTCACCCTCGTCGCCACCAGCATCGACAGCGAGCTGAAGGCGTTGGAGGTCGGGCTCGGCCCCTACCTAGTGCCGCCTTGGGCTGTCGACAGCATAGACCTAGCCGTTGACGGGGCCGACGAGATCTCTAGAGACAGGATGTTCATAAAGGGAGGGGGCGGCGCGATGGTCCGCGAGAAGGTGGTAGACTACAGGGCGTCGACGCTCGTGATAATTGCCGAGGCCCATAAGCTCGTCGATAGGTTACCCAGCAACCGCCCGATCCCGATAGAGGTCCTGCCGGCGGCCTGGAGGCTCGTCGCGAGGGACGTGGAGAGGAGGTGGGGCGGGAAAACCGAGCTGAGGGCCTGCAAATGCGGCGGCAAGCTGGGGCCCCTAATAAGCGACAACGGCAACTTCATACTGGACTGGGTCCCCCCCGGCCCGGCCTACCCCGAGCTGGAGGACGAGCTGAAGGCCATACCCGGCGTAGTCGACACGGGCCTCTTCGCCAAGAGGAGAGACGCGGTGATATTGTTGGCAGACGAGAGGGGGGTCTTCGCTCTCTGA
- a CDS encoding polyprenyl synthetase family protein produces MDVLDRLSEKYGPRIEEALAKYLLRDAADDFKDAVLYQISTGGKRLRPILTLAVAEAVSGNYERALPAAAIVELIHNYSLIYDDIIDRGEVRRNKPTTRAAFGDYAAILIGIWYREAIEEAVLDTPKPSEFAREVAKVIKAIDEGERLDILFELAGRDDPYFVKARWPSVKLDDYIRMVGLKTGALIAAAAKWGAMSVADDRQLADAAWDFGMNAGIAFQIVDDVLDIFGDPKKFGKEIGKDIKEHKRGNIVVLLGLEELDERLRGELLSILSKPTVSDEDARRGVRILEGTNAKERALALADKYRERALASLSKMPHSKDLEELAAFIVQRQF; encoded by the coding sequence ATGGACGTGCTTGACAGGCTGTCGGAGAAGTACGGCCCCCGCATCGAGGAGGCATTGGCGAAGTATCTGTTGAGGGACGCGGCTGACGACTTCAAAGACGCGGTGCTCTACCAGATCTCCACAGGCGGCAAGCGCCTGAGGCCTATCTTGACGCTGGCGGTCGCCGAGGCTGTGTCGGGCAATTACGAGAGGGCCCTGCCGGCGGCGGCCATAGTGGAGCTCATACACAACTACAGCCTCATATACGACGACATAATCGATAGGGGCGAGGTCAGGAGGAATAAGCCGACGACGAGGGCTGCCTTCGGCGACTACGCGGCCATCCTTATCGGCATATGGTACCGCGAGGCCATCGAGGAGGCCGTGTTGGACACGCCCAAGCCGTCGGAGTTCGCCAGAGAGGTGGCCAAGGTGATAAAGGCCATAGACGAGGGCGAGAGACTCGACATACTCTTCGAGCTGGCCGGCCGGGACGATCCCTACTTCGTCAAGGCCAGATGGCCCTCCGTCAAGCTCGACGACTATATAAGGATGGTTGGCTTAAAGACGGGGGCCTTGATAGCGGCGGCAGCCAAATGGGGCGCCATGAGCGTCGCCGACGACAGACAGCTCGCGGACGCCGCGTGGGACTTCGGCATGAACGCCGGCATAGCCTTCCAGATAGTCGACGACGTCCTCGACATATTCGGCGACCCGAAAAAGTTCGGAAAAGAGATCGGGAAGGACATAAAGGAGCACAAGAGGGGCAACATCGTCGTGTTGCTCGGCCTTGAGGAGCTCGACGAGAGGTTGCGCGGCGAGCTCCTCTCGATCCTGTCAAAGCCGACGGTGAGCGACGAGGACGCCAGACGCGGCGTCCGTATACTGGAGGGCACCAACGCCAAGGAGAGGGCCCTGGCCCTAGCCGACAAGTATAGGGAAAGGGCTCTTGCGAGCCTCTCCAAGATGCCGCACAGCAAGGACCTGGAGGAGCTGGCGGCCTTCATAGTACAGAGGCAGTTCTGA
- a CDS encoding DUF92 domain-containing protein yields the protein MDLAQLAIAAVVPAFAFAAYRARFINLRGAVAGTLIAWALAAAGIAVFAVFVYFFVSASLLTRLRGSWKAQRGFKDVAGRSITQVVGVGTPMALFALLYIAGVRPALTATAAAIAIATADTWASEVGVAYGGRPRLITKPWVRVEPGTSGGVTLAGTLASLAGAASAALLSYLLLGVNPYVVWGLGFAGDVLDSVVGAVAQRKFFCGADMYDEPRCPDYRVSGYLTNEAVNLIVEASLGLTYIVISLYL from the coding sequence GTGGACCTCGCCCAGCTGGCCATAGCCGCGGTCGTTCCGGCCTTCGCCTTCGCGGCGTATAGAGCCCGTTTCATAAACCTAAGGGGGGCCGTGGCGGGTACGTTGATAGCTTGGGCTCTCGCCGCCGCCGGGATCGCCGTCTTCGCCGTATTCGTCTACTTCTTCGTGTCGGCGAGCCTCTTGACGAGGCTGAGGGGGTCTTGGAAGGCCCAGCGCGGTTTTAAGGACGTAGCCGGCAGATCCATAACCCAGGTGGTCGGGGTGGGGACCCCGATGGCGCTCTTCGCGTTGCTGTACATTGCGGGCGTCCGCCCCGCGCTGACCGCCACAGCGGCCGCCATAGCTATAGCCACTGCCGATACGTGGGCCAGCGAGGTCGGCGTGGCCTACGGCGGAAGGCCGAGGTTGATAACTAAGCCTTGGGTGCGGGTGGAGCCGGGCACGTCGGGCGGCGTCACTTTGGCCGGGACGCTGGCCTCTCTGGCGGGGGCCGCCTCCGCCGCCCTCCTCTCGTACTTGCTCCTCGGCGTCAACCCCTACGTGGTCTGGGGCCTGGGCTTCGCCGGCGATGTCCTCGACAGCGTGGTGGGCGCCGTGGCGCAGAGGAAGTTCTTCTGCGGCGCCGATATGTACGACGAGCCGAGATGTCCCGACTATAGGGTGTCCGGCTACTTGACAAATGAAGCAGTAAACTTGATAGTCGAAGCATCTCTTGGCTTGACATATATTGTGATATCGCTCTATTTATAG
- a CDS encoding AIR synthase related protein, producing the protein MDEKVLLRLFLKELGEEDNDVSYVDGLAVKIDGFAESWAKLPFHTYADLGWRAVAATLSDLFVKFAVPKALLSSITAPDAQKAREVFDGIREAAAHFGVRYLGGDLNQGREVVVDVAAIGAVPVKIGRRPRAGHVLIAPPLFGYTGLAFVASREGERSPVVAKGIAWLKRPMLDWPKPPPPDCVSASMDSSDGVADVLWTMARGVDIILEKLPAPEEVISEALNLGVEPEEVVLNAGEEYLPIFAVDPRCVPEGYVAFAKVVEGEGKVYYKGEELKYRGWAYFR; encoded by the coding sequence GTGGACGAGAAGGTACTCCTCCGTCTTTTCCTTAAAGAGCTGGGCGAGGAGGATAACGACGTATCCTACGTCGACGGGCTCGCCGTCAAGATAGACGGATTCGCGGAGAGCTGGGCCAAGTTGCCGTTCCACACCTACGCCGACCTGGGCTGGAGGGCCGTCGCCGCTACCTTGAGCGATCTGTTCGTCAAGTTCGCCGTCCCTAAAGCCCTGCTCAGCTCCATAACGGCTCCAGACGCCCAGAAGGCTAGGGAGGTCTTCGACGGGATTAGGGAGGCGGCGGCCCACTTCGGCGTTAGGTACCTCGGCGGCGATCTCAACCAAGGACGAGAAGTCGTGGTGGACGTAGCGGCAATAGGCGCGGTCCCCGTAAAGATAGGCAGGAGGCCGAGGGCCGGCCACGTCCTCATCGCGCCTCCTCTGTTCGGCTACACCGGACTCGCCTTCGTGGCGTCTAGAGAGGGAGAGAGGTCGCCCGTCGTCGCCAAGGGCATCGCGTGGCTGAAGAGGCCCATGCTCGATTGGCCTAAGCCTCCGCCGCCCGACTGCGTCTCCGCCTCCATGGACTCGTCGGACGGCGTCGCGGACGTGTTGTGGACTATGGCCAGAGGGGTCGACATAATCTTGGAGAAGTTGCCGGCGCCTGAGGAGGTGATCTCGGAGGCCTTAAATCTAGGCGTGGAGCCCGAGGAGGTCGTCCTAAACGCGGGCGAGGAGTACCTCCCCATCTTCGCCGTAGATCCCCGTTGCGTGCCTGAAGGCTACGTGGCGTTTGCCAAGGTTGTCGAGGGCGAGGGGAAGGTGTACTACAAGGGCGAGGAGTTGAAGTACAGAGGCTGGGCCTACTTCAGATAG
- a CDS encoding radical SAM protein produces the protein MERRREVYFVDGLPQIGTRYYGIVDQGTNVVEVRPTSLCPLNCVFCSVAAGPLEPRRWADFVVRRDALVEALKAVVKYKGGGVEVHIDGMGEPAVYNELVDLVQDMKSIRGVSVVSMQSRMFTLTERKIEELAEAGLDRINLSLDAVEPSLAAKLANASYYDPRRAMALAEYAVGNTSMDVLVSPVWLPGVNDDQIPKIVSWARAAGLGKRWPPVLIQKYVPHKRGRHPKGVRAVDWGVFWARIKAWEAQLGIRLDWRGENPFGVERRPALPKTVKAGQRIKVRIVGRGIFRNEYLAVPNKLADDPLTDRAVTVVSERPLRPGAEAIVRVVEDEDNIIIAKTEVVFL, from the coding sequence GTGGAGCGGCGGAGGGAGGTCTACTTCGTCGACGGGCTTCCGCAGATCGGGACGCGTTATTATGGCATTGTGGACCAAGGCACCAACGTAGTTGAGGTAAGGCCGACGAGCCTCTGCCCCCTCAACTGCGTGTTCTGCTCCGTGGCGGCAGGCCCTCTGGAGCCCCGCAGGTGGGCGGACTTCGTGGTGAGGAGGGACGCCCTTGTCGAGGCCCTCAAGGCCGTGGTGAAGTACAAGGGCGGCGGCGTCGAGGTGCACATAGACGGCATGGGCGAGCCGGCCGTCTACAACGAGCTGGTAGATCTGGTCCAAGACATGAAGTCCATAAGGGGCGTGTCCGTAGTGTCGATGCAGAGCCGCATGTTCACCCTCACCGAGAGGAAGATAGAGGAGCTCGCCGAGGCCGGCCTCGACAGAATAAACCTCAGCCTAGACGCCGTCGAGCCCTCCCTCGCGGCGAAGCTCGCCAACGCCAGCTACTACGATCCCCGGAGGGCCATGGCGCTGGCCGAGTACGCTGTCGGAAACACCTCCATGGACGTCTTGGTCTCCCCCGTATGGCTACCAGGCGTCAACGACGACCAGATACCGAAGATCGTGAGCTGGGCGAGGGCCGCCGGTTTGGGCAAGAGGTGGCCTCCCGTGCTTATACAGAAGTATGTACCGCACAAGAGGGGCAGGCACCCCAAAGGCGTTAGGGCGGTGGACTGGGGCGTCTTCTGGGCCAGAATCAAGGCGTGGGAGGCGCAGTTGGGGATAAGGCTGGACTGGCGCGGGGAGAACCCGTTCGGCGTCGAGAGGAGGCCCGCTCTGCCGAAGACCGTCAAAGCCGGCCAGAGGATAAAGGTGAGGATAGTGGGCCGCGGCATCTTCAGAAACGAATATCTGGCGGTGCCGAACAAGCTCGCCGACGATCCGTTGACCGACCGCGCGGTCACTGTCGTCTCCGAGAGGCCCTTGAGGCCCGGCGCCGAGGCGATCGTCAGAGTTGTCGAGGACGAGGACAATATAATAATCGCCAAGACCGAGGTGGTCTTCCTATAG
- a CDS encoding isopentenyl phosphate kinase — protein sequence MLVVKFGGSAITDKKRPYTYRWGRLRAAAQALRGTRAILIHGAGSFAHPHVKAFGLTPAGVAKTKAALRRQTAMVVEDLAAASIYAMPIEPSEVFWGAKLVRREPIDAALSAGLYPLLHGDVVPSDGGYVVVSGDDMAVELASAYRPRAVVFLMDVDGIYTAEPGTPGAVKLREIAGGVAGGAAGIDVTGGIAKKVEAGLAIAGLGIPAYYCSIDDVAAVADLAAGREPETCSVARPSK from the coding sequence ATGTTGGTGGTCAAATTCGGCGGCTCCGCAATCACGGACAAGAAGAGGCCCTATACGTATAGGTGGGGGAGGCTGAGGGCGGCCGCCCAGGCGCTTAGGGGGACGCGCGCCATACTCATACACGGTGCGGGCTCCTTCGCCCATCCGCACGTAAAGGCCTTCGGCCTAACGCCGGCCGGCGTGGCTAAGACCAAGGCCGCCTTGAGGAGACAGACCGCGATGGTGGTGGAGGACTTGGCGGCCGCAAGCATCTACGCCATGCCGATTGAGCCCAGCGAGGTCTTCTGGGGCGCCAAGCTCGTCCGCAGAGAGCCCATCGACGCGGCTCTGTCGGCGGGGCTGTATCCGCTTCTCCACGGAGACGTGGTCCCGTCCGACGGCGGCTACGTCGTGGTGAGCGGGGACGATATGGCCGTGGAGCTGGCCTCGGCGTATAGGCCTCGGGCCGTCGTCTTCTTGATGGACGTCGACGGCATATACACCGCGGAGCCGGGAACTCCAGGCGCCGTGAAGTTGAGGGAGATCGCAGGCGGCGTGGCGGGAGGGGCAGCCGGCATAGACGTGACGGGCGGCATAGCCAAGAAGGTCGAGGCTGGGCTCGCCATCGCCGGGCTCGGGATACCGGCGTACTATTGTTCCATTGACGACGTTGCGGCCGTCGCCGACCTGGCGGCGGGCAGAGAGCCGGAGACTTGTAGCGTGGCTAGGCCTAGCAAGTGA